From Chryseobacterium sp. IHB B 17019, one genomic window encodes:
- a CDS encoding type II toxin-antitoxin system ParD family antitoxin, which yields MAKNTSILLGDYFDNFINQQIKSGKYSSASEVVRTALRMFEYEESKKTELINELKKGEKSGFAENFDRKEFLKNLHQKHSADS from the coding sequence ATGGCAAAAAACACATCCATATTATTAGGCGATTATTTTGATAATTTTATAAATCAGCAAATTAAATCTGGAAAATATTCTTCTGCAAGTGAGGTTGTTAGAACAGCTTTAAGAATGTTTGAATATGAAGAATCCAAAAAAACAGAATTAATCAATGAATTAAAAAAAGGAGAAAAATCCGGTTTTGCTGAAAATTTTGACCGTAAAGAATTTCTGAAAAATCTACATCAAAAACATTCTGCTGACTCATGA
- the abc-f gene encoding ribosomal protection-like ABC-F family protein, with the protein MLFLHNISFGFPAGNLLFNSINLTIKTHTKLALVGSNGTGKSTLLKIIANEIEPLEGNVSIQGNIFYVPQMFGNFNHLTVAECLKIDKKLNALQKITNGEVDQIYFEVLNDDWDIEERCKAALQHWKLENLDLNQTLESLSGGQKTKVFLAGIQINQPEIILLDEPTNHLDLEGRNLLYDFIEKTNSTVVIVSHDRALLNLVDTIFELSNQGISTYGGNYDFYAEQKEIENEALQNDIHSKERALKKAKEKERETLERKQKLDARGKGKQEKSGVARIMMNTLRNNAEKNSSKLKSIHAEKINDISGDLRDLRSSVRNADQMKVNFNDSNLHFGKILISATEINFKYDEENLWKENLNLEIRSGDRICIKGSNGSGKTTLIKLLLGDLQPSVGNISRSDFQTIYIDQEYSLIDKEATVYDFAQQFNNNTLQESEVKTLLSRFLFGKGSWDKKCDVLSGGERLRLLLCGLSISNKAPDMIILDEPTNNLDLQNVEILTNSIKDYHGTLVVISHDGVFLEEIGVRSEVLLG; encoded by the coding sequence GCGGGGAATCTACTTTTTAATTCTATCAACTTAACGATAAAAACTCACACAAAATTGGCATTGGTGGGAAGTAATGGCACGGGAAAATCTACGTTGCTGAAAATCATCGCGAACGAAATTGAACCTTTAGAAGGTAATGTCAGTATTCAAGGGAATATTTTCTATGTTCCGCAGATGTTCGGGAATTTTAATCATCTAACGGTGGCGGAATGCTTAAAAATCGACAAAAAATTAAATGCACTTCAAAAAATTACGAATGGGGAAGTGGATCAAATCTATTTTGAAGTTTTAAATGATGATTGGGATATTGAAGAACGCTGTAAGGCTGCTTTACAACACTGGAAGCTTGAAAATTTAGATTTAAATCAAACATTGGAAAGCCTGAGTGGCGGACAAAAAACAAAGGTTTTTCTTGCCGGAATCCAGATTAACCAGCCTGAAATTATTTTGCTCGATGAACCAACCAATCATCTCGATTTGGAAGGACGGAATTTGTTGTATGATTTTATTGAAAAAACAAATTCAACCGTCGTAATTGTGAGTCATGACCGTGCTTTGCTGAATTTGGTTGATACAATTTTTGAATTGAGCAATCAGGGAATTTCAACCTACGGCGGAAATTATGATTTTTATGCCGAACAAAAAGAAATCGAAAATGAAGCGTTGCAAAACGATATTCATTCCAAAGAACGAGCGCTGAAAAAGGCAAAAGAAAAGGAACGGGAAACGTTGGAACGGAAGCAAAAACTCGATGCAAGAGGAAAAGGAAAGCAGGAAAAATCAGGCGTTGCGAGAATTATGATGAATACGTTGCGGAATAATGCCGAGAAAAATTCGTCAAAACTGAAAAGTATTCATGCCGAGAAAATCAATGATATTTCCGGTGACTTACGGGATTTGCGCTCGTCTGTGAGAAATGCGGATCAGATGAAAGTGAATTTTAATGATTCAAATCTGCATTTCGGTAAAATTTTGATTTCGGCGACGGAAATTAATTTTAAATATGATGAAGAAAACCTTTGGAAAGAAAACCTCAACCTTGAAATCCGCAGTGGTGACAGAATTTGTATTAAAGGCTCAAACGGCTCGGGAAAAACAACGTTGATCAAGCTGTTGTTGGGAGATTTACAACCTTCTGTCGGAAATATTTCGAGATCGGATTTTCAGACGATTTATATTGATCAGGAGTATTCTTTGATTGATAAAGAGGCAACAGTTTATGATTTTGCCCAACAATTCAACAATAATACGTTGCAGGAATCGGAAGTGAAAACCTTATTGTCAAGATTTTTATTCGGAAAAGGAAGCTGGGACAAAAAATGCGATGTTTTAAGTGGCGGAGAGCGTCTGCGACTCCTTCTGTGCGGACTTTCAATCAGCAATAAAGCTCCCGATATGATTATTCTTGATGAACCAACGAATAATTTAGATCTTCAAAATGTGGAAATTCTGACGAATTCTATTAAGGATTATCATGGAACTTTGGTGGTGATTTCGCATGATGGGGTGTTTTTGGAGGAGATTGGGGTGAGGAGTGAGGTTTTGTTGGGATAA